In Glycine max cultivar Williams 82 chromosome 10, Glycine_max_v4.0, whole genome shotgun sequence, the DNA window GAACATGCACGATTTACTGTAGATCTTGTTTGTCTAGAAATAATGAAAAGCTGAGCCAGTCCATTATTCATATCTATATAACTTCATTCTCGTTGAATTTTATCGGATTAGGAAAAACCTATAGGAAATTTGcctcatatttaaaaaaatataataatgattttaaatattttaatttcacatttaaattttcaaataccTTGAGATCTTCGATgcattctttttcttgttgaaAGCGAACCTGATATAGAGCtgaaaattagaaaatgaatCTGGAAGCTAGAGTTTGAGTTCCGTTCTTTAGATTAAAGAGATTCCCACCAGCTTAAAGTCTCGCACAAATtagattcaaataaaaatcttCAATGCTCAAATCAAATGATCTAATATCAATGTTATGTCAACAAGTCATTGAATCCATAAAAACACTCATTCCCTGAACAAAATCCATAGCATAGGTCTGATCTCCGTGCGGATATTGTTCTACATACCAAGTTATGAAGATTTGGGATGTTTTGTCATTATATAAGCCTGAGGTGTAAGGGAGTCTAAGTCAATTGGTTGAATAAATGCGTAAGTTATTTTAAATCTCTGACATTATCTTTGATTCATACGAATCAACCAAAAAAACTAGCTTGAGGTATCCTATTTGGCAAGGGAGAATAGTTATTTTGTTGATATCCTTATATGTTGCAAAATCAAATGGTTTTGACCATAActctcaaattaattatattacgtTCTTTCTacattcaattatataaaaactaaacctTTGTAACATTTGAACATGAACCTATTCTATACTTTGACATTGGTGAATCTGTTAACTTAAATGATCAACTTACAAAAATCTTGACAAAATCTTTAAGGGgaccacaaattcaatttatttgtcCCAAGTTTAGTCTCCAACTTGAGAGTGTTGGAAACAATTTGTATTCATAGGGAATTGATGTCTAGATAGCCGAATAGACAGATTCATGTAtggcaactttttttttttgttttgaaagaatGTATGGCAACTTATTATTTTCCTAGGAAATCacatttctatttctattgctttaaatataattcattCTGAAAAATAGGGATAACCGaggaaaattaagtaaaaaccGTGTATTAAAGTAGAAGGATGCATGAAATATAGGATAATTACATTGTACAATTTTTCTTTGGAAACAGccaaatgatattattattggGTACAAGAAGTACCAAAAGGGATACACATACGTGCATGGGATAAGTAGGGCCACCCTCCCAATGCTGATACACAATAATACCCCACCAACGTTACAACAATATTACTGATGACGACAACCAGTAAACCCCACAACATTTATTCCCAAGCAGGATATAGTGGAGTAATGACTGCACCCGAGAGCAATAACAGGTACACAAAAACATAGGACAAGTAGAGTAATGACTCCATTAATTGTACATATCCCGTTTTCtctaaatcaaatataatatccctataaaatacaattattaatagaattcaacaattaaaaatactaaagcTGCCGAATGCTTTTACACACCGAGCATTCCACCAAAATCCAATCTTTAActatagtaaataaaaataaaaaggaaaaaaacaaataacgAAACAGCAGCAAGGGAAAagctatataaaaatttaagagaTATTTACTCATGCTACATCAAGCGAGAAAGATATTACCAGTACTCCAGTTCCTCAATTGAGTGATACATCAGGCGGCAAATAACATGTTTTCAATGCAATGTATAATTACTAAAAATCCAAGCATAGTCATGCTGCTACGCTGTTGTTTCTAACAAAAATGATTAATCTAACTTGCACCACCAAAGTCCTTTGATAAATTGCATCCCCTCAAATTAGCTTAGTCAACATCCATAGCTTGTTCGTCAGTCGTATTGCTGGACCACAGCTTTATGGTGCGATCATGGGAGACGGTAACAATATACCCGCCATCTGCAACCAATAACAACACAAGCTAAAATCAGAAGTCTGATTCAGTAGACCAAAAACAATTGTCACAACCAACAATGCAAATTGCTAAGCAATACTGGACActagttttaagtttttatactGTGTTAGCACCTTAAATTTCCAAAAGAATCCTTAGGTTCAAACTTATATGCCATATGAAAAGGCTATTATATGCAAACATTAAAATCGATTTAGTCCTCGTCTTTCAACATTTTGACAAGatgttgaaagcaaagaaaataaaataaaaaaccatccCTCtcctttcattttcatttcctttACTTGTCAACACATCTTAGTCCATGGCATGTAGAGGAAAAATCTATGAAACACATACAAAAATATCCCCGGCCAGATTACATCAGCAAATCTTAAACTAGATTTGCACTTTTTGAGTTTCGTTGAATTTTCCATGAAATTAAGGACTTCTCCAATCCACTAAGTTGGTTTACACTGATAATTCACAATTGCTCATAAGATGTACCCATAAAACTCAATGCTACACATAATTTGTTTTATCAATTCACTACAACAAATTATCCAGATATATCATTAGCCTTTCAAAAAACCCACTAgtttactttttaattcatttacgATTTGTGGAAAGGACACTGGGGCAGTGAAACAGACACATCAATCACATGATGGAATAGCACATAAAGATAATAAGGAAATTTGAATCAGAGCCATGGATGTGTAATCCTTTCTAAGATGGAAATCCTACCTCCAAGAACATCCACAGAAGTAACTTTAGCTTCATGCCCTGATAGTGTCTTCACAGGCTTAAAGTCACGGCCTGACCAAACCTGcagttaaaacaaaaatataaataagtataCTGAAATCAAAATATACAACTAAAGAATCTTAAAATTTCTCTTGAACAAAACGTTGTTTAAGGTAGAAATAGAATAGAATGTATACCTTAGCAGTCATATCATACGAGGCAGTTACCAAAAAGTAACCTTCTTGTGGCTCAAATTTAACTTGTGAAATTAAATTAGAGTGAGCAGGAATAGTATAAAAGGATTTCTTCTTCCTCAAATCCCAAATCCGACAAGTGTTGTCTTCACCACCCGTGGCTAGATGATATCCATTGGGTGAAAAACTGATGCCGAGAAccttaaaatgaattaaaatcatAGTTAGCCTTACAAAATGCACAATCCTGATTTTGAGTGAGAGAGAGGGCAGGCTGGGATCTTTAATGTCTTACCGGTTTGACATGACCTTCCAGTGCAAGGATACTTCTTCCAGTTCGGAGGTCCCAAACACGAGCCAGGGAGTCTAGTCCACAAGATGCAGCCAATGATCCATCATTGTGGAAAGCCAAACCATATACACTTCTACTATGGCCTTCTTGAAGAAGCAACTCGTCTCCTGTTTCTATGTCCCATAATCTCCATGTCTTGTCAAAGCTAGCAGTGCCCAGGTACTTCCCTGATGGATGGAAGGCAATGCGTGCAAGACGGTCTAGATGACCCTCAAATGTCTTCAAAAGAGATCCTTGATTCCAATACTTTGCTGTTCGATCAGCAGAGGCAGTTGCTAAATGATCATGAACAGGAGAATAAGCAACATCAGTAGCACGCTCTGTGTGACCCTTAAAGCTGGaatgcttttttattttgggcATGCTCCACAACTTGGAAGCTCCTGTCAGAGAActacaaaatgaaaacaatcaGTAGTAGATTAGAATGGTTTCACAAAGAAAGGAAGCGTTAAAAGTACAGCTTAAGATGCGCAACTTGCAACAAAAACATACCAGGTAGCAAGCCATTTTCCATCCCTTGAGAAGGAGCAACCAGAAAGTGGCCGATCATCTCCAATTTCActgaattcaagactcaaattCCCAGCCTGCTTCAATGCCCAATTCATCTCTGCATCCATATCTTCATCTGGATCATCCCTTCTTCTCTGTGCACGTTGAATTCGTAATGCAGCCCTTGTCAAAGAATATTTAGCAATATAAATTCTGGCATCGAGGAGAGCCTTTGACCCTTCAGTGTAAAAAGGATACTGCAGTTCTTCCTCAGCCTCATCTATCGAAGCAGAAGCTGCAGCCTCTTCTTCCTCATGAGCTTTCATCAGCTTCTCCAGCTGACCTTCTGCATCCAGCTTCGCCATAATCATCCGCAATCTGTCCCGTCTCTCCATCTCCCTCTCACCAAACAGAGTTATCGGTTCACCAAGATGTCGAAGCCGAGCTCGCACGGCCATATCATTCGTAGGAACAGCAAGAGCAGCAGCACGCCTCTTCATCATGAGCTCCTGCATTGCCTTTTCCTGCCGCTCTCTCACCAGTCTACTCTCTTCGGATATCTCATACTCCCCGCCCCCCTGGTTAATTCTTGCATTTGAGTCATCATTGTCTGAATCCGAGTCACTTGATCCAACCTCACCATTTTGTGGCACAGGTGGCCTAATGACCGGTGGCCGAACTGGAAGCGGTGCCAGAGGGCGAGGGGGAGGAAGTGCAGGAATTGGAGCTAAAGGAGGTACAACAGAAGGTGCAATAACCTGTGGAATAACAGGTTGTATTGGATCCGGTAAAGATGCATTAACAGAAGAAACAGGATCTTGACCATCAGAGGCAGATACAGAGGGTTCTGCAGTAATAGCTGATGTGGTATTTTCCTTCTCTACTTCCATGATTCTTACCCAGCTGAAAAGGATAAATAAACAATACTTGAAAATTTTAGACtgcaaaatcaaattcaaataatcatcattacaaacaaaaataaaataactacacagaaagttaaattaaattgtcACGAGGGTAATAAGACCACAAAAAAAGCATCTAAGAATAAAAGGTTCCAAATATCATAGAATTTATAGTTAGGGACACGCAAGAATAGGATGGGCAATAGGCACAATACCAAACCAAATCTATAAACCAATTATAAAGATTGAATTTAACAACCAAcccattttcatttcaaaactGGTTTGGTTAAAACCAATCCGATTTTCAACATGCGTTAAAACTGTCTTTTAATACAAAAgtcatttataaataaaaaatttaaaccatttttaattaaaaaaaattcaattataaaaGCAGTTTTGATTATGTAATACAATAAGACAACCACAAAGCTATTGTTGATTACTATGCTGTATCCCAAAACTAAACTAGGCAAGAGAACAGAGCACAATTTACCCATTGATCACATTTAGGATAATTCAAGAAACCTTACAGAAAAATGCATAAAACTTACTAACAAgtgatttttcatatttcagACATGTTACTCAATCTTTGACTTTCCTACAGTACAAATGGTCAGTTCTCAGCCTGAGACCCCAatcaaaaagaattttattcaCTGTATTAGAGGTACCGCTTCTAAATAGAGGTTTATGGGACAAGGACCTTGTGGGCTAACCCATTTAGCCCTAACTGATGTGGGCTAGGGCTAAAATGGCCCATAGGGGTTAGGGCCAGCCCAAGGACCAACTCTCACTATTATATGAAGATGGACTGATGAGAACCACTCACCACGCCAAATGGATTAATGGCAGTGAGGGACCTAATTGCATTAAGTTGAAACCTGTTAAATTGAACCATTAGACATAAAGAGAATGAAACCCTTTTAATTGCATTCCCCAAAGCTTATATACACTGAGTAAGAGAAACCTGAGCATAAAGAGACTGAAAcctttttaatacaaaaaaaggaaagaatcaaCAGCAACGGGACAACACAGTACACACAAAAACCAATGGAG includes these proteins:
- the LOC100788948 gene encoding U4/U6 small nuclear ribonucleoprotein PRP4-like protein gives rise to the protein MEVEKENTTSAITAEPSVSASDGQDPVSSVNASLPDPIQPVIPQVIAPSVVPPLAPIPALPPPRPLAPLPVRPPVIRPPVPQNGEVGSSDSDSDNDDSNARINQGGGEYEISEESRLVRERQEKAMQELMMKRRAAALAVPTNDMAVRARLRHLGEPITLFGEREMERRDRLRMIMAKLDAEGQLEKLMKAHEEEEAAASASIDEAEEELQYPFYTEGSKALLDARIYIAKYSLTRAALRIQRAQRRRDDPDEDMDAEMNWALKQAGNLSLEFSEIGDDRPLSGCSFSRDGKWLATCSLTGASKLWSMPKIKKHSSFKGHTERATDVAYSPVHDHLATASADRTAKYWNQGSLLKTFEGHLDRLARIAFHPSGKYLGTASFDKTWRLWDIETGDELLLQEGHSRSVYGLAFHNDGSLAASCGLDSLARVWDLRTGRSILALEGHVKPVLGISFSPNGYHLATGGEDNTCRIWDLRKKKSFYTIPAHSNLISQVKFEPQEGYFLVTASYDMTAKVWSGRDFKPVKTLSGHEAKVTSVDVLGDGGYIVTVSHDRTIKLWSSNTTDEQAMDVD